From Diadema setosum chromosome 5, eeDiaSeto1, whole genome shotgun sequence, the proteins below share one genomic window:
- the LOC140229030 gene encoding cytochrome c oxidase assembly protein COX18, mitochondrial-like — translation MYIPTPTEKCYEFLEYIHDTAGLPWWLSILAATLLFRGAIVFPFTVWQQRILARIENAQPLINAYVEQIKQQLAIMAKEEGWSQRQMAKAFSNEVRLVVSNIHFRNRCSSHKLTYLPFWQAGIWLSMTMAIGQMTGKHPDLFSTELDIDVLPALATEGMLWFSDLMQTDMALAVLLGIVNITLVELSALRRGPLTRTQHYLQNVFRVVAIGSIPAAALMPAAVSFYWLVSSTIGLGQLALLRTPAIRRAVGIPHAPSEMKHPLQEMQTALKAKYAKKAF, via the exons ATGTACATCCCGACACCGACAGAGAAGTGTTACGAGTTCCTGGAGTACATCCACGATACTGCAGGGCTACCGTGGTGGCTCAGCATCCTTGCCGCGACATTGCTCTTCCGTGGTGCCATCGTGTTCCCGTTCACCGTCTGGCAGCAGCGTATTCTGGCGCGGATAGAGAATGCGCAGCCGCTGATCAACGCCTATGTGGAGCAGATCAAGCAGCAGCTGGCAATCATGGCCAAAGAGGAGGGGTGGTCCCAGCGGCAGATGGCCAAAGCTTTCAGTAATGAG GTGCGACTGGTGGTGTCCAACATTCATTTTCGGAATCGCTGCAGCTCCCACAAACTGACGTACCTCCCGTTCTGGCAAGCAGGCATCTGGCTTTCCATGACAATGGCCATTGGGCAGATGACTGGAAAGCACCCAGACTTATTTTCCACAG AGTTGGACATAGATGTTCTACCGGCATTGGCCACAGAGGGCATGCTGTGGTTCTCGGATCTCATGCAGACAGACATGGCTCTAGCTGTCTTACTTGGCATCGTCAACATCACTTTAGTTGAG cTGTCGGCTCTCAGAAGAGGACCACTCACACGCACTCAGCACTATCTGCAGAATGTTTTCAGGGTTGTAGCCATCGGGTCTATACCAGCAGCCGCCTTGATGCCGGCT GCTGTGAGCTTCTACTGGTTGGTATCCAGTACCATTGGTCTCGGACAGTTGGCCCTCCTGAGGACGCCAGCCATCCGGCGCGCTGTCGGCATCCCGCATGCCCCGAGCGAGATGAAACACCCCCTCCAGGAGATGCAGACTGCACTGAAGGCCAAGTATGCCAAGAAAGCCTTCTGA